A single region of the Rhinatrema bivittatum unplaced genomic scaffold, aRhiBiv1.1, whole genome shotgun sequence genome encodes:
- the LOC115082344 gene encoding tetraspanin-1-like isoform X2 yields MAFSVASSRVPSSGLHSFYVCLKYMMFFFNSIIFISGGVLVGLGIWIRYGSGLFAKILGSHATHFFNIGYFCIVVGLMLTVLGFLGCLGAIKESRFLLMTFIMTMMAMFIAKIAAAVLALAFSQIVEGILHDKGLISLKEDYDAEYIKDGSVTLGWDFLMRKLKCCGFNNYTDFSASQFVNRSGLVYPKACCWTPASPACNGKNVSSAVIFSELVSILIAMVLFVKLG; encoded by the exons ATGGCCTTTTCGGTGGCCTCTTCCAGGGTGCCCTCCTCAGGGCTGCACAGCTTCTACGTCTGCCTGAAGTACATGATGTTTTTCTTCAACTCCATCATCTTC ATTTCCGGTGGTGTTCTGGTAGGGCTGGGTATATGGATCAGATACGGAAGTGGACTCTTTGCCAAGATCCTGGGTTCCCATGCAACACACTTCTTCAACATTGGCTACTTTTGCATAGTGGTAGGCCTCATGCTGACTGTGCTCGGTTTCCTGGGATGCCTGGGTGCGATCAAGGAAAGCCGATTTCTCCTCATGACG TTCATCATGACTATGATGGCAATGTTTATTGCAAAAATTGCAGCAGCTGTTCTAGCGTTAGCTTTTTCGCAGATT GTTGAAGGCATTCTTCATGATAAAGGGCTGATCTCCCTAAAGGAAGATTATGACGCTGAATATATTAAAGACGGCTCCGTGACTCTGGGCTGGGACTTCCTCATGAGAAAG TTGAAGTGTTGCGGGTTTAATAATTACACCGACTTTTCTGCATCTCAGTTTGTAAATCGCTCCGGCCTGGTGTACCCCAAGGCCTGCTGCTGGACCCCGGCCAGTCCTGCCTGCAATGGGAAAAACGTGAGCAGCGCCGTCATTTTCTCAGAG
- the LOC115082344 gene encoding tetraspanin-1-like isoform X1 codes for MAFSVASSRVPSSGLHSFYVCLKYMMFFFNSIIFISGGVLVGLGIWIRYGSGLFAKILGSHATHFFNIGYFCIVVGLMLTVLGFLGCLGAIKESRFLLMTFIMTMMAMFIAKIAAAVLALAFSQIVEGILHDKGLISLKEDYDAEYIKDGSVTLGWDFLMRKLKCCGFNNYTDFSASQFVNRSGLVYPKACCWTPASPACNGKNVSSAVIFSEGCFKVMRVALQNHSLVVGAVTAAVTGLELVSILIAMVLFVKLG; via the exons ATGGCCTTTTCGGTGGCCTCTTCCAGGGTGCCCTCCTCAGGGCTGCACAGCTTCTACGTCTGCCTGAAGTACATGATGTTTTTCTTCAACTCCATCATCTTC ATTTCCGGTGGTGTTCTGGTAGGGCTGGGTATATGGATCAGATACGGAAGTGGACTCTTTGCCAAGATCCTGGGTTCCCATGCAACACACTTCTTCAACATTGGCTACTTTTGCATAGTGGTAGGCCTCATGCTGACTGTGCTCGGTTTCCTGGGATGCCTGGGTGCGATCAAGGAAAGCCGATTTCTCCTCATGACG TTCATCATGACTATGATGGCAATGTTTATTGCAAAAATTGCAGCAGCTGTTCTAGCGTTAGCTTTTTCGCAGATT GTTGAAGGCATTCTTCATGATAAAGGGCTGATCTCCCTAAAGGAAGATTATGACGCTGAATATATTAAAGACGGCTCCGTGACTCTGGGCTGGGACTTCCTCATGAGAAAG TTGAAGTGTTGCGGGTTTAATAATTACACCGACTTTTCTGCATCTCAGTTTGTAAATCGCTCCGGCCTGGTGTACCCCAAGGCCTGCTGCTGGACCCCGGCCAGTCCTGCCTGCAATGGGAAAAACGTGAGCAGCGCCGTCATTTTCTCAGAG GGCTGTTTCAAGGTGATGCGTGTGGCGCTCCAGAATCACAGTTTGGTTGTTGGTGCAGTTACAGCTGCTGTCACAGGATTAGAA